A stretch of Lysinibacillus agricola DNA encodes these proteins:
- a CDS encoding AMP-binding protein: protein MSFFKLNNDKVAVITHERTYTYNEISRVEFKSTQKELVLILCKNTIDILSTYVSAMNSQHAVMLLSADINRELLEDIIIQYRPKWIVGLESYDGYEKSREYLVRIQNSKANIHPDLAILLSTSGTTGSQKFVRLSYENIRSNAESIINYLEIDENERAIMNLPLSYSYGMSIVNSHLFAGTSILLTDESVMEKSFWSFVKDQKATSISGVPFTYQMLQRIGFTKMELPTLKTLTQAGGRLNEKLVKFFAEYAKEKDKRFYVMYGQTEASPRISYIPFGKVLEKAGTIGVPIPDGHLEIDKATGELIYKGANVMMGYAECLEDLAKADELGGVLHTGDTATVDAEGYFTITGRMKRFIKLFGLRINLDEVEKKLESAFHTPIACTGSDDKLIIAIEQEVFVEPIKKAVEDLYKLHKTAYRIKVMEIPRLANGKTDYMKLKESCL from the coding sequence ATGAGTTTTTTTAAACTGAACAACGATAAAGTTGCAGTCATTACACATGAACGTACATATACTTACAATGAAATTTCTAGAGTGGAATTTAAAAGTACACAAAAAGAATTAGTGTTAATTTTATGTAAAAATACTATTGATATATTATCAACATATGTATCAGCTATGAATAGCCAGCATGCCGTGATGCTACTTTCGGCAGATATTAATCGTGAACTTTTAGAAGATATTATAATCCAATATAGACCAAAATGGATTGTAGGTTTAGAGAGTTATGATGGATATGAGAAAAGTAGAGAGTATTTAGTAAGAATCCAAAATAGTAAAGCGAATATACATCCCGACCTCGCGATTTTATTGAGTACTTCCGGAACAACTGGTAGTCAAAAGTTTGTTCGATTATCCTATGAAAATATTCGCTCAAATGCGGAATCAATTATTAACTATCTTGAGATAGATGAAAATGAACGTGCCATTATGAATTTACCACTTTCTTATTCCTATGGGATGTCCATTGTAAATAGTCATCTTTTTGCAGGTACTTCTATATTATTAACAGATGAAAGTGTCATGGAAAAATCCTTTTGGAGTTTTGTGAAGGATCAGAAGGCGACATCTATATCAGGGGTACCTTTTACGTATCAAATGTTGCAACGTATAGGTTTTACCAAAATGGAGTTACCGACATTAAAAACTTTGACACAAGCTGGAGGGCGACTAAATGAAAAGCTTGTGAAGTTTTTTGCAGAGTATGCAAAGGAAAAAGATAAACGCTTTTACGTAATGTATGGACAGACTGAAGCATCACCACGTATCAGCTATATTCCCTTTGGAAAAGTGTTGGAAAAAGCCGGTACGATTGGCGTGCCGATTCCTGATGGCCATTTGGAAATTGATAAAGCAACGGGAGAGCTTATTTATAAAGGTGCAAATGTCATGATGGGCTATGCTGAATGTCTAGAAGATTTAGCAAAAGCGGATGAGCTTGGTGGCGTTCTTCATACTGGTGACACTGCAACTGTTGATGCAGAAGGATACTTTACGATAACAGGGCGAATGAAGCGCTTTATTAAGCTTTTTGGTTTGCGTATAAACCTAGATGAGGTTGAGAAAAAACTCGAGTCCGCCTTCCATACACCTATAGCTTGTACTGGTTCTGACGATAAATTAATTATAGCCATTGAGCAAGAAGTATTTGTTGAACCTATAAAAAAAGCCGTAGAAGATTTGTACAAACTTCATAAAACAGCTTATAGGATAAAAGTGATGGAAATACCACGCTTGGCAAATGGGAAAACAGATTATATGAAATTAAAGGAGAGCTGTTTATGA
- a CDS encoding acyl-protein synthetase, with the protein MIAPYHLEREQKSAQLLDKLNDLTKWHIEKCSDYKAMLEKSGSVEQANSLEEVPYLPVQLFKLLDLKSISQEDVVKVLTSSGTTGQQVSKIYLDKETSVSQTKTLVEVMKPLLGSKRLPMIILDTKSVLKDRKSFSARGAGILGFSNFGRKHFYALNDDMSLDVEGLQAYLKEFAGQKILLFGFTFMIWQYVYKEAVSHGLGIDFGDSILIHGGGWKKLKDEAVDSLTFNRLLHEQLGIREVHNYYGMVEQVGSIFVECSMGHLHTPSYADVIIRNPITFEPVAYGEQGLIQVLSELPKSYPGHSLLTEDLGTIHGEDNCPCGWKGKYFSVAGRIPKAELRGCSDTFQGGTK; encoded by the coding sequence ATGATTGCCCCTTATCATTTGGAACGAGAGCAAAAATCAGCACAGCTATTAGATAAACTTAATGATTTAACAAAATGGCATATTGAAAAATGTTCAGATTATAAAGCGATGCTTGAAAAAAGTGGTTCTGTAGAGCAAGCAAACTCATTAGAAGAAGTACCCTACCTACCTGTACAACTATTCAAGCTATTAGATTTAAAATCGATTTCACAAGAAGATGTAGTAAAAGTACTTACATCAAGTGGTACGACAGGGCAGCAAGTGTCAAAAATCTATCTAGATAAGGAAACATCTGTTTCGCAAACAAAAACATTAGTGGAAGTGATGAAGCCACTACTTGGCAGTAAACGCTTACCGATGATTATTTTAGATACGAAGTCCGTTTTAAAAGACAGAAAATCCTTTAGTGCACGTGGTGCTGGAATCTTAGGTTTTTCCAATTTTGGTCGTAAACATTTTTATGCTTTAAATGATGATATGAGTTTGGATGTCGAAGGTCTACAGGCATATCTAAAAGAATTTGCAGGACAGAAAATTTTACTGTTCGGCTTTACTTTTATGATTTGGCAGTATGTCTATAAGGAAGCTGTATCTCATGGCTTGGGGATTGATTTTGGCGATAGTATTTTAATTCATGGTGGTGGCTGGAAGAAGCTTAAGGATGAAGCGGTCGATTCATTAACATTTAATCGACTGCTACATGAGCAGTTGGGAATTCGTGAGGTACATAATTATTACGGCATGGTCGAACAGGTCGGTTCAATTTTTGTTGAGTGTAGTATGGGACATCTCCATACACCTAGCTACGCTGATGTCATTATTCGCAATCCGATTACATTTGAGCCAGTTGCTTATGGAGAGCAGGGGCTAATTCAAGTACTAAGCGAACTCCCAAAAAGCTACCCAGGGCATTCGTTACTGACAGAGGATCTAGGTACCATTCATGGGGAAGATAATTGTCCATGTGGTTGGAAAGGGAAATACTTCTCCGTAGCAGGTAGAATTCCAAAAGCCGAGCTCCGAGGTTGTAGTGATACGTTTCAAGGAGGTACAAAATGA
- a CDS encoding acyl-CoA reductase: protein MMKLFWPKNIEIEVAIEQLSSNQPNQPFDQEVEAFTQSLSKRFLRMRELPEVVALGYWLRKANIKEMQTAFEQGTVQKIIRSRGTVFHIAPSNVDTIFVYSWMLSLLAGNRNVIRISSKEQNGLNVLLQIIIEELARTEFQKIAKQTIICTYGHEENTTAVLSAACQTRVIWGGDETISSIREIPLAPLANELAFPDRFSLAVLNSDVLSKLDEVQLDSLLEQFYNDVFWFDQMACSSPRLIAWCGDNQQAVNRFWKAFAQKIQQKQYELMAATQVLKYTTTLMLATESNVENLKNGTYFSRVTLSNVPVDVRERHCGGGLFYEYNVDKLEELADVLIDKDQTIAYFGFKREELESLVEAISTRGIDRIVPIGKALDFNGVWDGQSFLTSFTREVVII from the coding sequence ATGATGAAGTTATTTTGGCCAAAAAATATAGAGATTGAAGTTGCAATTGAGCAACTATCTTCGAATCAACCGAATCAACCATTCGATCAAGAAGTTGAGGCATTCACACAATCACTTTCCAAGCGTTTTCTTCGAATGAGAGAATTACCTGAAGTGGTAGCTTTAGGTTATTGGCTACGAAAGGCAAATATAAAAGAAATGCAAACGGCTTTTGAACAAGGTACAGTTCAAAAAATTATACGATCACGTGGGACAGTCTTTCATATTGCACCATCAAATGTTGATACGATTTTTGTCTATTCTTGGATGTTATCGTTACTAGCAGGTAATCGAAATGTCATACGAATTTCAAGCAAGGAACAAAATGGATTAAACGTGCTTCTACAAATTATTATAGAGGAATTAGCACGTACCGAATTTCAAAAAATCGCTAAACAGACGATAATATGTACGTATGGTCACGAGGAAAATACAACAGCTGTCTTAAGTGCTGCTTGTCAAACACGTGTGATTTGGGGCGGGGATGAAACGATTAGTTCTATTCGAGAAATACCACTAGCTCCTTTAGCGAATGAACTTGCTTTCCCAGATCGTTTCTCGTTGGCAGTATTAAATAGCGATGTACTCTCTAAACTAGATGAAGTACAACTAGACAGTCTATTAGAGCAATTTTATAACGATGTTTTTTGGTTCGATCAAATGGCGTGCTCTTCCCCTAGATTAATAGCTTGGTGTGGAGATAATCAGCAGGCAGTTAATCGTTTTTGGAAAGCCTTTGCACAAAAGATTCAGCAAAAACAGTATGAATTAATGGCTGCTACACAAGTGTTAAAATATACAACAACCTTAATGCTTGCGACAGAAAGTAATGTAGAAAATTTGAAAAATGGGACTTATTTTTCACGAGTGACACTATCGAATGTTCCAGTAGACGTTCGTGAACGCCACTGTGGTGGTGGTTTATTCTATGAATACAATGTCGATAAACTTGAAGAATTAGCAGATGTACTAATAGATAAAGATCAAACAATTGCCTATTTTGGATTTAAACGCGAGGAACTTGAGAGTTTAGTAGAAGCTATTTCAACTCGAGGTATTGATCGTATAGTCCCTATCGGTAAAGCACTTGATTTTAATGGAGTATGGGACGGACAAAGTTTTTTAACATCGTTTACAAGAGAAGTAGTAATTATATAA
- a CDS encoding cytidylyltransferase domain-containing protein — protein MNTIVIIQARMGSSRLPGKILKQLGDVDVLTYNIERCRAIQGVSEVIVATSNLPQDDAIAKWCEMHHVAYFRGSEDDVLDRYVQCAKMYKPDYVMRVTSDCPFVDYEMASEIVSLMEKEQKDIVLMNGELPRGLAVELISYEALLRIYEIGTESRHREHVTYYAYEFPEEFNAVTYKVPKNRIAPELRITLDTAEDYELISAVAKHFNDPLVSSSEVIRYLRETPNVAKLNAHIEQKPVI, from the coding sequence GTGAATACAATTGTAATCATCCAAGCAAGAATGGGATCATCCCGTCTACCTGGTAAAATTTTAAAACAGCTTGGCGATGTGGATGTACTTACATATAATATAGAACGATGTCGAGCAATTCAAGGAGTTAGTGAAGTGATTGTTGCGACAAGTAATTTACCACAGGATGATGCTATTGCAAAATGGTGTGAAATGCATCATGTAGCATATTTCCGTGGTTCTGAAGATGATGTGCTAGATCGCTATGTACAATGCGCTAAAATGTATAAACCTGATTATGTAATGCGAGTTACATCAGATTGTCCCTTTGTCGATTACGAAATGGCAAGTGAGATTGTTTCACTAATGGAAAAAGAGCAGAAAGATATTGTATTAATGAATGGAGAGCTTCCACGTGGTTTAGCGGTTGAACTCATTTCCTATGAGGCGTTATTACGTATATACGAAATTGGAACTGAATCACGTCATCGTGAGCATGTCACTTATTACGCTTATGAATTTCCTGAAGAATTTAATGCGGTTACATATAAGGTACCTAAAAATCGAATAGCGCCTGAGCTACGTATCACGTTAGATACTGCAGAAGACTATGAGTTGATTTCGGCGGTTGCCAAGCATTTTAATGACCCGCTAGTTTCAAGTTCAGAGGTTATTCGCTATTTACGAGAAACGCCTAATGTCGCTAAATTAAATGCACATATTGAACAAAAGCCGGTGATTTAA
- the pseG gene encoding UDP-2,4-diacetamido-2,4,6-trideoxy-beta-L-altropyranose hydrolase, which yields MKKIIIRTDASVDIGSGHVMRCLTIAHNLKLEGCNVQFWMEPHAGNLIDYVAQQGYETIAKAEQADLYIIDHYGLDMEWEQNIRPYTKKLMVIDDLARAHDCDLVLDQNVVPNFEVRYDELVPKHCIKLLGPKYLIMREEFIDARQQIRQRYQDIQRLLVFMGGTDPTNETMKILTSLEELTFAHVDVVVGNGNVHKENIEQICHERNYHYHCQISYMAQLMQQADFSMGAGGSSMWERCYVGLPSSSTIVADNQLITTNYADQLGAVINLGWHEDVTVDTYKHLLNGLGDIDVERLERIGLQLTVTSQPNAWLSQIMELLA from the coding sequence ATGAAAAAAATAATTATCCGTACGGATGCTTCAGTAGACATTGGAAGCGGTCATGTTATGCGCTGTTTAACAATTGCTCATAATTTAAAGCTGGAAGGTTGTAATGTTCAATTTTGGATGGAGCCACATGCTGGCAATTTAATAGATTATGTTGCACAACAAGGCTATGAAACTATTGCAAAGGCAGAACAAGCTGATCTTTATATAATTGATCATTATGGGCTTGATATGGAATGGGAACAAAATATTCGTCCTTATACAAAAAAGCTAATGGTGATTGATGATTTGGCAAGAGCACATGATTGTGACCTTGTACTCGATCAAAATGTTGTACCGAACTTTGAGGTTCGTTATGATGAGCTTGTACCAAAGCATTGTATTAAACTATTAGGCCCAAAGTACTTAATTATGCGTGAAGAGTTTATTGATGCCCGTCAGCAAATTAGACAGCGCTATCAAGATATTCAACGACTTCTTGTATTTATGGGGGGAACTGATCCAACCAATGAAACGATGAAAATATTGACTTCACTTGAAGAATTGACATTTGCTCATGTAGATGTAGTTGTTGGCAATGGGAATGTGCATAAAGAGAATATTGAACAAATTTGTCATGAACGTAATTATCACTATCATTGTCAAATTTCGTATATGGCACAGCTTATGCAGCAAGCGGATTTTTCTATGGGTGCAGGTGGAAGTTCAATGTGGGAGCGTTGCTATGTTGGACTCCCATCTTCAAGTACTATAGTTGCTGACAATCAGCTCATTACAACTAACTATGCAGATCAGCTTGGAGCAGTCATTAATTTAGGATGGCATGAAGATGTCACAGTAGATACCTATAAACATTTGCTAAATGGATTAGGAGATATAGATGTGGAGAGACTTGAAAGAATCGGTTTGCAATTGACAGTCACATCACAACCAAATGCCTGGTTATCACAAATAATGGAGTTGTTAGCATGA
- the pseI gene encoding pseudaminic acid synthase has protein sequence MIKIGHKEIGKHAKPFIIAEMSGNHNQSLERALHLVDLAAEAGVDALKLQTYTPDTITLDVHTGEFFIQDDANLWKGNSLYNLYKEAYTPWEWHEAIFNRAKEHGLLAFSSPFDETAVDFLETLNVPAYKIASFENVDIPLIRKVARTGKPIIISTGMATASELDEAVRAARAEGNHQIILLKCTSTYPATPANSNLATIPHMRELFGTEIGLSDHTMGVGVSVAAVTLGATVIEKHFTTSRADGGVDSAFSMEPHELKMLVEETERAWQSLGQIQYGPTEAEKDSTKFRRSLYIGKDLKAGDVLTGENLRNVRPGLGLPTKYYDLVLGKTVKQDVKKGTPLSWELLL, from the coding sequence ATGATTAAAATTGGACACAAAGAAATTGGCAAGCATGCAAAGCCTTTTATTATTGCAGAAATGTCTGGAAATCATAATCAATCATTAGAAAGAGCTTTGCATTTAGTAGATTTAGCAGCTGAAGCTGGTGTGGATGCGTTAAAGTTACAAACGTATACACCGGACACAATTACATTAGATGTACATACAGGTGAGTTTTTTATCCAAGATGATGCCAATCTCTGGAAAGGGAATTCCCTATATAATTTGTATAAAGAGGCCTATACTCCTTGGGAATGGCATGAGGCGATTTTTAATCGTGCAAAAGAACATGGCTTACTAGCTTTCAGTTCACCTTTTGACGAAACAGCTGTCGATTTTTTAGAAACTTTGAATGTACCTGCTTACAAAATTGCATCTTTTGAAAATGTAGATATTCCATTAATTCGAAAAGTTGCTCGTACAGGTAAGCCTATTATTATTTCGACTGGCATGGCAACAGCATCAGAACTAGACGAGGCAGTTCGAGCTGCAAGAGCTGAAGGAAATCATCAAATTATTTTATTAAAATGTACAAGTACATATCCAGCAACGCCTGCAAACTCTAATTTAGCCACTATACCTCATATGCGAGAGTTGTTTGGTACTGAAATTGGTTTATCAGATCATACGATGGGTGTTGGTGTATCAGTTGCTGCCGTAACACTTGGAGCAACTGTTATAGAGAAGCATTTTACTACCTCTCGTGCTGATGGAGGAGTTGATTCTGCCTTCTCTATGGAGCCACATGAGTTAAAAATGCTAGTAGAGGAAACGGAAAGAGCATGGCAAAGCTTAGGACAAATTCAATATGGTCCAACGGAAGCTGAAAAAGATTCGACTAAATTCCGTCGATCGTTATATATAGGAAAAGACTTAAAAGCAGGTGACGTTTTAACAGGAGAAAATCTTCGAAATGTTCGACCTGGCTTAGGTTTACCGACAAAATACTATGATTTAGTGCTTGGAAAAACTGTTAAGCAAGATGTGAAAAAAGGAACACCTTTAAGTTGGGAGTTACTACTATGA
- the pseC gene encoding UDP-4-amino-4,6-dideoxy-N-acetyl-beta-L-altrosamine transaminase, whose product MKKRNQFLSYGCQSIDEDDIEVVVETLRSPFLTQGPKIKQFEQAIADYVGAQYAVAFCNGTAALHAACYAAGIGEGDEVITSPITFAASANCVRYVGGTVVFADIDANTYNIDPAEIRKKVTPNTKAIIPVDFTGQPADMDTIMEIARENNLVVIEDGAHSFGAEYKGKKVGTQADMTMFSFHPVKPITTAEGGIIVTNNEEYYQKLQLFRSHGIEQTEYSADQGGWYYEMTDLGYNYRMTDLQAALGLSQMAKIDTFIQQRREIAAFYTEAFQDIEGIIVPQQLEGTNSGWHLYMLQLEGISRKFVFEQMRSLNIGVHVHYIPVYWHPYYKEQGYERGICPIAEMWYEKALTLPIHLNMTVEDLSIIVSNIKELLKQPK is encoded by the coding sequence ATGAAAAAGCGTAATCAATTCCTTTCCTACGGTTGCCAATCTATAGATGAAGACGATATAGAAGTAGTTGTAGAAACATTACGTTCCCCTTTTTTAACACAAGGGCCAAAAATTAAACAGTTTGAGCAGGCAATTGCAGATTATGTTGGCGCTCAATATGCAGTTGCTTTTTGCAACGGAACTGCTGCCCTTCATGCAGCCTGCTACGCAGCAGGAATTGGCGAAGGAGATGAAGTCATAACATCTCCTATTACTTTTGCAGCAAGTGCTAACTGTGTTAGATATGTGGGAGGAACAGTTGTTTTTGCAGATATTGATGCAAATACATACAATATTGACCCAGCAGAGATTAGAAAGAAGGTAACGCCGAATACGAAGGCAATTATCCCAGTTGATTTCACAGGTCAACCTGCAGATATGGATACAATTATGGAGATTGCACGTGAAAATAACTTAGTTGTTATTGAAGACGGTGCCCATTCGTTTGGTGCTGAATATAAAGGGAAAAAAGTTGGTACACAAGCAGATATGACCATGTTCAGCTTTCATCCGGTCAAACCAATTACCACGGCTGAAGGTGGTATCATCGTAACGAATAATGAAGAGTATTATCAAAAATTACAATTATTCCGAAGTCATGGTATCGAGCAAACTGAGTATTCGGCTGATCAAGGTGGCTGGTATTATGAAATGACGGATCTTGGTTATAATTATCGAATGACTGATTTACAAGCAGCACTTGGCTTATCTCAAATGGCAAAAATTGATACGTTTATCCAACAACGTCGTGAAATTGCAGCATTTTATACGGAGGCATTTCAAGATATAGAAGGAATTATCGTTCCACAGCAGCTAGAGGGAACTAATTCCGGCTGGCATTTGTATATGCTTCAGCTTGAGGGAATATCTCGTAAGTTTGTGTTTGAACAAATGAGATCTTTGAATATAGGAGTTCATGTACATTATATTCCGGTCTATTGGCACCCATATTATAAGGAACAGGGTTATGAACGTGGAATATGTCCAATTGCAGAAATGTGGTATGAAAAAGCTTTGACATTACCAATTCATCTAAATATGACTGTAGAAGATTTATCAATAATCGTGTCGAATATTAAAGAATTATTAAAACAACCGAAATAA
- a CDS encoding glucose-6-phosphate isomerase: MINFQPLTDLPTMKISENPSMQHYNPVTMQELFSIQNVANQINSKAKIFLVIGVGGSFLGARAVIDALTPYFHTNNGVEILYAGNNMSGAYLKQLLSYLDTKDVYVNVISKSGSTMEPALAFRVVKKYMEQRYGKETRKRIIVTTDSEKGILKQIAIKEGYRQFTVPSDVGGRYSVFTPVGLLPIAVAGIDIEAFVRGGRQAELDFSSESNSAVDYACNRYALYKQGYSVELLASFEPRLNKLHEWWKQLFGESEGKEHKGLYPSTVNYSTDLHAIGQFIQDGSRIMFETLIHFDNIEEDIEIPFSPENIDGLNYLAGRSMNEVNATSKDGVALAHEEGGVPVIRIELPKLDAYHVGYLMMFFMKACVISANLLEVNPFDQPGVEAYKNKMLELLKEDVVKVRA; encoded by the coding sequence ATGATTAATTTTCAGCCACTAACTGATCTTCCTACAATGAAAATTTCGGAAAATCCAAGCATGCAGCATTATAATCCCGTTACTATGCAAGAGCTTTTTTCGATTCAAAATGTTGCAAATCAGATAAATTCAAAAGCAAAAATTTTTCTAGTTATTGGTGTTGGTGGTTCTTTTCTTGGTGCACGTGCGGTGATTGATGCTTTAACTCCTTATTTCCATACTAATAATGGTGTCGAAATTTTATATGCTGGAAATAATATGAGTGGTGCCTATTTAAAGCAGCTATTGTCTTATTTAGATACGAAGGATGTTTATGTCAATGTTATTTCAAAGTCTGGTTCAACAATGGAGCCAGCCCTTGCCTTTCGAGTTGTGAAAAAATATATGGAGCAACGATATGGTAAAGAAACACGTAAAAGAATAATTGTTACAACTGATTCGGAAAAAGGAATTTTAAAGCAAATTGCCATTAAAGAAGGATATCGCCAATTTACTGTTCCGTCTGATGTTGGAGGACGTTATTCTGTATTTACGCCAGTAGGTTTATTACCAATTGCAGTTGCAGGTATTGATATAGAAGCTTTTGTTCGTGGGGGAAGACAAGCGGAATTAGATTTTTCTAGTGAATCGAATAGTGCAGTCGATTATGCTTGTAATCGTTATGCATTATATAAACAAGGTTATTCAGTTGAACTGCTTGCCTCGTTTGAGCCAAGACTTAATAAATTGCATGAATGGTGGAAACAGCTATTTGGAGAAAGTGAAGGGAAAGAACATAAAGGGCTATATCCTTCAACCGTGAACTATTCGACAGATTTACACGCTATTGGACAGTTTATTCAAGATGGTAGTCGTATTATGTTTGAAACACTTATTCACTTTGATAATATCGAAGAAGATATTGAAATCCCTTTTTCTCCTGAAAATATAGATGGTCTGAATTATTTAGCTGGTCGATCAATGAATGAGGTAAATGCAACATCAAAAGATGGGGTAGCACTCGCACATGAAGAAGGTGGCGTACCTGTTATTCGTATAGAATTGCCAAAATTAGATGCATATCATGTTGGATATTTGATGATGTTCTTTATGAAAGCGTGTGTTATCAGTGCCAACTTACTAGAGGTAAATCCATTTGATCAGCCCGGTGTAGAAGCATATAAAAATAAAATGTTAGAGTTGTTAAAGGAAGATGTGGTGAAGGTTCGTGCATAA
- a CDS encoding phospho-sugar mutase, protein MYQDELLEIADNKQAIEDHFYQLVPFGTGGMRGKLGAGTNRINIHTIRLVAEGLARQIECQGETAKISGVVIAYDTRHFSKEFAYETAGVLAAHGIQSYVFSESRPTPELSFAVRYLAAYAGVVITASHNPKEYNGFKVYGQDGAQLTPQFADEVFEHMKRVEDIFKIHSLTKDELFTSGYCIEMLEKLDDAYNAALKTLVQANGKKDVNIVYTPLHGAGLVPTKRALKEAGFTNVHIVNEQAIQDGDFPTVLYPNPEETLAFQMGIALGKEVEAELILATDPDADRLGVAILNEDQYQLLTGNQLGALLLNYILSTKQLVGNLPSNGAVLKTIVTSELGTAIADSFNIQTINTLTGFKYIAEKIAEFETTSEHSFLFGYEESYGYLAGSFVRDKDAVQIALLTVEMASYYKEQNLSLLDVLNSLYQQHGYYQEKLLSFTYEGIEGQKRITNIMEHFRKNKSIEMAGIKVIATEDYKAGFTYLANGEKQALSLSKTDVLKYRLKDGSWICIRPSGTEPKCKIYIGVRKDSETEAFEAMINIEEYMQKMIN, encoded by the coding sequence ATGTATCAAGATGAACTGCTGGAAATTGCTGATAATAAACAAGCGATAGAAGATCATTTCTATCAATTAGTTCCTTTCGGTACAGGTGGGATGAGGGGAAAGCTAGGAGCTGGCACCAATCGTATCAATATTCATACCATACGTTTAGTTGCTGAAGGATTAGCTCGTCAAATTGAATGTCAGGGAGAAACGGCGAAAATAAGTGGTGTCGTTATTGCGTATGATACACGTCATTTTTCTAAAGAATTTGCATATGAAACAGCAGGAGTTTTGGCTGCGCATGGTATACAAAGTTATGTATTCAGTGAAAGTAGACCAACCCCTGAGCTTAGTTTTGCAGTCCGTTATTTAGCAGCTTATGCCGGGGTAGTTATTACAGCAAGTCATAATCCTAAAGAATACAATGGTTTTAAAGTGTATGGGCAGGACGGAGCGCAATTAACACCTCAATTTGCCGATGAAGTCTTTGAACACATGAAAAGAGTAGAAGATATTTTTAAAATCCATTCCCTCACAAAAGATGAATTATTTACATCGGGTTATTGCATTGAGATGCTAGAAAAATTGGATGATGCGTATAATGCTGCCCTAAAAACACTTGTTCAAGCTAATGGTAAAAAGGATGTAAACATAGTCTATACTCCTTTGCATGGTGCAGGTCTTGTGCCGACAAAGCGTGCTTTAAAAGAGGCAGGCTTTACAAATGTACATATTGTTAACGAACAAGCTATTCAAGATGGCGATTTTCCAACAGTGCTGTATCCCAATCCTGAAGAAACTCTTGCCTTTCAAATGGGGATTGCTTTAGGGAAGGAAGTTGAAGCTGAATTAATACTAGCTACAGATCCAGATGCTGATCGTCTTGGTGTAGCGATACTTAATGAAGACCAGTATCAACTTTTGACAGGGAACCAACTTGGAGCTTTATTGTTAAACTATATACTTTCTACAAAGCAACTAGTAGGAAATTTACCTTCGAATGGGGCAGTGTTAAAAACTATTGTAACCTCAGAGTTAGGGACAGCAATTGCAGATAGTTTCAACATACAAACAATAAATACACTTACAGGTTTTAAATATATTGCTGAGAAAATCGCAGAATTTGAAACAACTAGTGAGCATTCATTTTTATTTGGCTATGAAGAAAGCTACGGGTATCTAGCAGGAAGTTTTGTAAGAGATAAAGATGCAGTACAAATTGCGCTCTTAACTGTAGAAATGGCTTCTTATTATAAAGAGCAAAATCTATCACTTTTAGATGTGCTGAACTCCCTTTACCAGCAACATGGATACTATCAAGAAAAATTGTTGTCATTTACATATGAGGGGATAGAGGGGCAGAAGCGAATAACCAATATTATGGAGCACTTTAGAAAAAACAAATCTATCGAAATGGCTGGAATCAAAGTTATAGCAACAGAAGATTACAAAGCAGGATTTACATATCTTGCAAACGGTGAGAAACAAGCGTTATCTTTATCGAAAACAGATGTTCTCAAATATAGATTAAAAGATGGTTCATGGATTTGTATTCGACCTTCGGGAACAGAACCGAAATGTAAGATTTACATTGGAGTACGAAAGGATAGCGAAACAGAAGCATTTGAAGCCATGATTAATATAGAAGAGTATATGCAAAAAATGATTAATTAA
- a CDS encoding flagellar protein FlaG gives MRIASQGQSNDTVSAPTNTKAMNVQENMTPNVSTVTISQPVVENTSTVGEEQEISKDKLQQAIDVVNEFLEINHSSSKFVYHEGLDRYYVTIVNRDTDEVVKEIPPKKILDAFYEMQKMVGMIVDEKI, from the coding sequence ATGCGTATTGCATCGCAAGGGCAGTCAAATGATACGGTTTCTGCACCAACTAATACAAAAGCAATGAATGTGCAAGAAAATATGACGCCTAATGTTTCAACAGTAACCATCTCTCAACCGGTAGTAGAAAATACATCTACTGTTGGAGAAGAGCAGGAAATTTCAAAGGACAAATTACAACAAGCTATAGATGTTGTAAATGAATTTCTAGAAATAAATCATAGTTCTTCAAAATTTGTCTATCATGAAGGTTTAGATCGCTATTATGTAACAATAGTTAATCGTGATACAGATGAAGTAGTTAAAGAGATTCCACCCAAAAAAATATTAGATGCTTTCTATGAAATGCAAAAGATGGTGGGAATGATTGTAGACGAGAAAATTTAA